Below is a genomic region from Nitrospirota bacterium.
TTTTTGCAGTGTATTCCTCGCATATTGCCGAAGTTTTTTAATTTCCGCCTTTGGATTCTTAATAGGCATCCATTCTCCACGTTCGTAAGATTCTAAAATATCTTTTTCTTCCTCATTTAATATTGTCTTTTTCATTTTTTGTCCTCACATATTTGTTTGTAGCTTTTCTGCTGGGAATAATGGTTTTTAAGAATATCGTTTCGCTTTCTTCTACATAAGGAACGAGATACGCATAATCATCAATCCTGACTGTTGCAATTTTTTGTCCCGAATACTTATCTTGATTCGGGTGATTGACTATTTCAACGATATCTCCCCGTTCCATCAAGATAACAACCTGTTCAAAATTCACTCCTCTGCTTTTCTTCAACCACTCATTCTTCTCATTATTCCATTGGAAAACCTTCATAGTATATTTTTACGACATTGTCTGCCTTTTGTCAACATTGTTTTTCTCAGATCAAGTCATATGCTTCAGCAAATATCGGTGAAATATCAGG
It encodes:
- a CDS encoding BrnT family toxin; its protein translation is MKVFQWNNEKNEWLKKSRGVNFEQVVILMERGDIVEIVNHPNQDKYSGQKIATVRIDDYAYLVPYVEESETIFLKTIIPSRKATNKYVRTKNEKDNIK